Part of the Kangiella geojedonensis genome is shown below.
CGTGCCCAGTATCAATGGGGAGACCACACCGTTGGTGCCTCTGTTCAAGCCGGTAAATTCCGCAATCGTACTACTGGTGAAAAAGGTGATCATGTCGCCGCGGCAGTTCATTTCGATGGACACTTCGATAGTTGGAATATCCAACTTCAGCATATTTATTATGATTTCGAAGCTTCTCCAGAGCTACAAACTCAAAATAATCGCATCGCGATGTCTGCTTTTGACTTTCCTTTTGAGATAGCTGCTGAGGCAAACGTTACTAGTTTTAATGTTGCTAAAACCTTCAAGGTGGGGAATGACTTCCTTGATAAAGTAGTCTGTTACAACGACTACACTTATACAGCGACTGAAGATAAGCCGGGTTTAACAGACTCTATTCAAAATGTTACTGGCTGCACTCTGATTAAAGACGGACTTTATACCTATATCGACTGGATTGCTGGTAAGAACATGTGGTTTGCAGGTGGCCCAGGTATAGGCGTCTATAATGGACCAGAAAAATGGCATTCTCGTTTAAATATTAATATTGGTTACTACTTCTAAGGGGGATTCATGAGTGACTCTTTAAAAGAGCACAATTCAACCAACAATCCATTACATGAAAAGTACGACGCAGACCATGAAGTCGGGGAAAATAATGTAGAAGTCCTTGGGATGGATCTTCACAACCCAGTGTTCTTTGCCTCTGCATTCTTTGTGGTTCTTTTCGTCATCCTTACCCTACTCTTTCCACAACAATCGAGCGACTATTATGAAGCGGCGAAGGGCTGGTCAATTAACAACTTTGATTGGCTCTTTATGATCGCAGGTAATATTTTTGTGTTGTTCTGTCTATTTTTGCTGCTGTCACCATTAGGACGCGTCCGTATTGGTGGTAAACAAGCAAAGCCAGAGTTTTCACTAGTCTCTTGGTTTGCCATGTTATTTGCAGCAGGCATGGGAATCGGCTTGATGTTTTTCAGCGTGGCCGAACCTGTGGGATATTTTACCAGTGATGGCGCTACGCCATTTAATGTTCCGCCAGGAGCTCCGGAGTCAGAAGAAGCGGCTATGGGCGCCACCATGTTTCACTGGGGATTACATCCTTGGGGGATTTACGCTGTGGTGGGGTTATCTCTGGCCTTCTTCGCTTATAACTGCAACTTACCATTAACCATCCGCTCCACCTTCTACCCTATTTTTGGGGATCGCGTATGGGGCGCAACCGGTAATATTATTGATACGGTAGCAGTTTTAGCCACTATATTTGGTTTAGCAACCTCATTAGGCTTTGGCGCGAGCCAAGCTGCCAGTGGCTTGCACTTCTTGTATGAAGGGATTCCAAACACTATTACAACCCAGCTGGCCATTATTTTTGGTGTAACAGTGATTGCTATATTCTCTGTGGTTAGAGGATTAGAAGGCGGTGTCAAAGTATTGAGTAATATCAATATGTCACTAGCAGCAATTCTTATGATATTTGTATTTATTGCTGGCTCTACTGTCATGTTGCTCAGTGGCGTTGGAAAAACGCTGATGAGCTATGCAGAGAATGTCATACCCTTAAGTAATTGGATTGGTCGTGAAGACCAAGGTTTTTATAAAGGTTGGACGATATTCTATTGGGCATGGTGGATATCATGGTCTCCTTTTGTTGGTATGTTTATTGCGCGCGTGTCGAAAGGTCGAACGGTTCGACAGTTTATCTCGGCAGTCTTAATCATCCCTACTCTCTTAACCGCGGTGTGGATGACAGTCTTCGGGCGATCCGGTATCGAGCAGGTGAAAAATGAAGTAGGGAAATTAGCGGATGGCATTGGTGAAAGTTCTTTAGCCTTGTTCCAGATGCTAGATAACCTACCACTAACCACAATCACCTCTACGATAGCGATTATTCTGGTACTAGTGTTCTTTATTACCTCATCGGACTCTGGCTCACTTGTCATCGACAGCATTACCGCTGGCGGTAAGTTAGATGCCCCCGTAACCCAGCGTGTTTTCTGGGCAACAATGGAAGGTGTTATTGCTGCAGTGTTGTTATATGGCGGTGGTAAAGAAGCGCTTGGTGCATTACAAGCCGCGGCAGTCACTGTCGGCCTGCCCTTCACAATCGTCTTACTATTGATGTGCGTGAGTTTATTTATGGGGTTAAGAGCCGCTTATAAACTGAACTACAAGAAATAGCGCTTGTGTGGAAGATAAAAAAAGCCCCTAGTTTAGGGGCTTTTTACTATTGCTTAATTAAATGGTTTAATTGAGTTGAACTGTTGGCGTATTAGTTAATGCAGGCGTACTTTATGTCTAAATAATCACTAATGCCGTATTTAGAGCCCTCTCTGCCCATGCCCGATTCTTTAACGCCACCAAACGGCGCCATTTCGTTAGAAAGCATCCCAGTATTAATGCCGACCATGCCGTACTGCAACTCTGCAACCAATCTGTTAATGCGATGCCTATTTTCGGTATAGGCGTAAGAAGCTAATCCAGCACTGGTATTATTGGCAGCAGAAATAACTTCATTATCATCGCTGAACGGGATCAGTGCCACTACGGGACCAAAGATTTCTTCACAGGCAATTTCCATATCCTTGTCTACTTTTGATAAAACCGTCGGCTCAAAAATATTCTTAAACTCACTACTGATATTGCCACCAGCCAAAATTTCAGCACCCGACTCAGTGGCCTGTTTAATTAACCGGAAGACTTTGTCGATGCCCTTTTGGTTTATCAGCGGTGTGATTTGGACACCGTCGGTAAGGCCATTCCCGAGTTTAAGATCTGAAACTTTGTTACCAAGACGCTTAATAAATTCATCGTACAAAGTCTCATGAACGAATATTCGGTTTGCGCAAACGCAAGTTTGCCCAGAGTTCCTGAATTTACTGGCCATTAAGCCATCAACAGCTTCATCAAGGTCAGCATCATCAAAGACAATAAATGGTGCATTACCACCAAGCTCCATGGTGACCTTTTGAACATTCTCCGCAGATTGTGCAATCAATTTTTTACCAACGGCAGTCGACCCCGTGAACGAAATCTTTCTCACTGCGGGATGAGATGTTAATGCTTTACCAATATCGCTAGAAGCTGTGCTTGGGACAACATTAATGACACCCTTGGGGAATCCAGCTTGCTCAGCTAATTCTGCCATAGCCAAGGCTGAAAGTGGTGTTTCAGAAGCAGGCTTAATCACTACGGTGCAGCCAGCAGCAAAAGCTGGTGCAACTTTTCGCGCAATCATTGCCTGTGGGAAGTTCCACGGAGTAATAATCCCAACAACACCAACGGGTTGCTTATGAATTTGTATCTGTTTTTTTCCATCAGGAGACGGCAACAAGTCTCCATTGATTCGTAAGGCTTCTTCGGCAAACCATTTAATATATGACGCGCCATACAAAATTTCATTCTTAGCTTCTTGTAACGGCTTGCCCTGCTCTATGGTTAATACTTCAGCTAAATCATCGGCATGATCGATAATCAATGAGTGCCACGACAAGAGCAGATTAGAGCGCTCTTTGGCAGTTGTTCTAGACCATGACGCGAAAGCTTTTGATGCCGCCTCAATCGCTTGGTTAGCATGTTCAGCAGTGCAGTCCGCCACTGTAGCAATGACACCGTTATCGAAAGGGTTATCCACTTCAAACGTATTATCGGCAGAAATCCATTGTCCGTTGATATAAGCTTGCTCTTTCAATAATTGTTTATTCATAAGTTTTCCGTTACCAAAAAAAATGGCTCTATAGTAGAGCCATCTTAACTAACCTCTGTATTATTTCAAAAGAACAGTTGGTAATAATTGTATATTTAACATTTACATACGTTCTAAAGTTTCAATCCCAAGAAGCTCTAAGCCAACCTCTAATTGATTCAAGCAGATAGACGACAGCTTCAGTAAGCTAGCACGCTTCGCTTCATCGGCCTCTTTTAAGATGTGTTGTTTTTGATAGAAAGAGCTAAACTCTTGTGCAAGATTGTACAAGTGTTCACACAAAAAGTGTGGCGCTCTCTTATCGATAGTTTTATCTAAAGCAGTCACAAACTCGAGTAGTTTAAAGGTTAATGCACGCTCGTTATCAGAGGTTGCCTGGAGAGTACCTGGCACTGCGTTAACTTCTCCTGCCTTACGCAAAATTGACTTAATTCGAGCAACCTGCATCAACAAGTAAGGTCCAGTTTTGCCTTCAAACTCACTGAATTTTTCAAGATCGAAAATGTAGTCTTTTATACGGTAGTTACGAAGATCGGCGAATTTAAGCGTAGAAATAGCCACTTTATGGGCAATTTCTTCTTTTTCTTCGTCATCAAAATCAGTACCGAAATTAGAGGCAGCGAGTTTTTTACGAGCTTCTTCTTTGGCCATTTGAATTAAGTCGTGTAACTTCATCACGCCACCAGTACGAGTTTTGAAAGGCTTGCCATCCTTGCCGTTCACCGTACCAAAATAAGTGTGTTCATAGGTCGTGCGCTTATTCATCTCCATGAGATCAGCGGCTGCAAAAACTTGCTTGAAGTGTTGCTGCTGGCGGCCGTCAACCACGTACAAAACGATATCCGCATTATCTTCATAGACACGTTCGTACAAAGTCGCAAGATCCGTTGTTCCGTACATGACGGCACCGTCGGACTTACGAAGAATAAGCGGAGGCATGATTTTCTCACCCTCATCATCAACGATAGGAACAATTAAAGCGCCCTGATCTTTGACCGAAATATTTTTCTCTTCTAACTCTTTAAGGATAACCGGAATAAATGGATCCGCATCGCTCTCGCCTTTCCATAAGTCAAAACTCACACCAAGCTCGCCGTAATCACGCTTTAAAGTGGCAATAGACACAGCGACAAAGTGCTTCCAGAGTGCAATATAGCCCTCTCGACCATTCTGTAACTCTAACGTCGCTTTGCGCGCTTTTTCCGCAGCCTCATCATCAGTTTTACAAAGACCCGACTCCTCTGGATAAATGGTTTCCAGATCCTGAATCGTAACTGGAGATTCTTCTGGATAAGGCCCAGTAAAGTCTTTATCAAAATAAGGGAGGTCCGGTTGACGCTTTTTCAGTCCTTCAATCAACATCCCCATTTGGGTTCCCCAGTCACCTAGGTGTGCGTCTGACACTACGTCATATCCCTTAAATCGGAAGATACGTTGTAACGAATCACCGATTATCGCTGTACGCAAATGCCCCACGTGCATTGACTTAGCAACATTTGGACCACCAAAGTCGATCATAACTTTAGTTTTCGATAAGTCCTCAGCAGCACCAAAAGAGGTATCTTCAGAAAAACGGCTCAGCTTTTTTGAAAGGTAGTCTTCATTAACAAAAATATTAATAAAGCCCGGGCGAACCACTTCAATGTTTTTAATGAGATCATTGTCAGCCAGGCTCGCAGCCACCTTCTCAGCAGTAACGAAAGGATTACCAGCGCCCTGCTTTGCCGCAGCCATGGCACCATTGCATTGAAAATCACCTAACTCTGGTCGTGTACAACGCACTGTTGCGCCGAAGTCGAATGATAAGTCGTTTGCTTCGAAAGCTTGACCAAATAATTGGCTTAGATCCTGTTCAATGGTGGTTAGCATGGTATTAAATCTTAGTTAATGAATAGAATTGTGTACGAAAAACTGCCGGCATTATACTAAAGTTTTCGTTAAAAATGCTATGCCAGCAAAGGGTTATCTTGCTGTTTGCTGCTTATTAATCTAAAAAGACGAACCAGGTTGCTTCAAAAAAGCCTCTTCTTCAGCTGTAGAAGGTCTACCAAGTATTGAGTTGCGATGCGGGTAGCGTCCAAAACGGTCAATGATGGCTTTGTGTTTTAATTCAAAATCATAGCCGTGCTCAGGGCCTAATGACTTAAACAGGTCTACGGCCAGTTCATGAATTGGCTTCGATTCGCTATGCATATAAGGCATGTATAAAAACTGACGTTCGACAAGACTAAGTTCTTTGTCTAACCCTTGTGCAACGGCAAATTGAGCCAAGGTCAAAGCTTGCGCGTCTTGAGAAAATGCTTTAGCGGAATCGCGGAATATGTTTCTCGAAAACTGGTCAAGAATGATCACTTCGGCTAACAAGCCTTTAGCCGTATCTCGCCACTCAAACAATTCGCCGAGTACGGATGCTTGATGATATTGACCAAATCGACTCTGGATAGACCGATCAAATTCATTACTTTTACGCCACCAGTCTTTAGGCTCGAGCTCATGGAACCAAAATTGGATAATATCATCAGCCTTCATTAAGCTGCTCCTTTATCTCAGACAACAAATTGTCGCTGGCGACTTCGATCATTTGCAGAACCTTAGTAAAACCTTCTGGCCCGCCATAATAGGGATCGGGTACTTCCTCGATCTCTAACTGAGGTGCATAGTCACGAATAAATAGCTTTAACTTATTATCATAACCATTTGTTTTTAAAAGCGATAAATTGTGGTAATTCTCAAGATCCATTGCTATAACAAGATCAAAATCCACAAAGTCTTTAGCTTCAGCTTTTCTAGAGCGAATGTAGGATAAGTCATAACCGACCTTTTGAGCTTCTTGTTGAGAGCGTTTATCTGGTGGCTCGCCAACATGAAAAGCACTTGTGCCAGCCGAATCAACGCGGATTTTGTCGGTTAAACCAGCTTCGTTAACTTTATGTTGAAAGACGCCTTCAGCTGTCGGAGAGCGACAAATATTGCCTAAACAAACAAATAACACTGAATATTGGCTCACGAACCCTCTCCCCTGTTGACTGTAACTCAGTTTTAAAGCTGATGTTGGCGATAATAAAGGTTCGCCGCGTCTAAATCTTCTTCAGTATCAACACCAAGTCCTGGCACTTCTTGCGCTTCTTCTACGTGGATATGATAACCATTAGCCAGCACTCTTAACTGCTCAAGCGACTCTAACTTCTCTATTGCAGCAGGCGATAGTTTGACGTACTGAGCTAAGAAACCAGCTCGGTAGCCATAAATACCAATATGGCGTTGACAGAGCTCAGAACGAGCAACCTGCTTTTCCTCAAAACGCCCCCGCTGCCAAGGTATGGGCGCTCGTGAGAAATAGAGCGCCTTGCCCTCTACCGACGAAACCA
Proteins encoded:
- a CDS encoding BCCT family transporter; the protein is MSDSLKEHNSTNNPLHEKYDADHEVGENNVEVLGMDLHNPVFFASAFFVVLFVILTLLFPQQSSDYYEAAKGWSINNFDWLFMIAGNIFVLFCLFLLLSPLGRVRIGGKQAKPEFSLVSWFAMLFAAGMGIGLMFFSVAEPVGYFTSDGATPFNVPPGAPESEEAAMGATMFHWGLHPWGIYAVVGLSLAFFAYNCNLPLTIRSTFYPIFGDRVWGATGNIIDTVAVLATIFGLATSLGFGASQAASGLHFLYEGIPNTITTQLAIIFGVTVIAIFSVVRGLEGGVKVLSNINMSLAAILMIFVFIAGSTVMLLSGVGKTLMSYAENVIPLSNWIGREDQGFYKGWTIFYWAWWISWSPFVGMFIARVSKGRTVRQFISAVLIIPTLLTAVWMTVFGRSGIEQVKNEVGKLADGIGESSLALFQMLDNLPLTTITSTIAIILVLVFFITSSDSGSLVIDSITAGGKLDAPVTQRVFWATMEGVIAAVLLYGGGKEALGALQAAAVTVGLPFTIVLLLMCVSLFMGLRAAYKLNYKK
- a CDS encoding NAD-dependent succinate-semialdehyde dehydrogenase, with the translated sequence MNKQLLKEQAYINGQWISADNTFEVDNPFDNGVIATVADCTAEHANQAIEAASKAFASWSRTTAKERSNLLLSWHSLIIDHADDLAEVLTIEQGKPLQEAKNEILYGASYIKWFAEEALRINGDLLPSPDGKKQIQIHKQPVGVVGIITPWNFPQAMIARKVAPAFAAGCTVVIKPASETPLSALAMAELAEQAGFPKGVINVVPSTASSDIGKALTSHPAVRKISFTGSTAVGKKLIAQSAENVQKVTMELGGNAPFIVFDDADLDEAVDGLMASKFRNSGQTCVCANRIFVHETLYDEFIKRLGNKVSDLKLGNGLTDGVQITPLINQKGIDKVFRLIKQATESGAEILAGGNISSEFKNIFEPTVLSKVDKDMEIACEEIFGPVVALIPFSDDNEVISAANNTSAGLASYAYTENRHRINRLVAELQYGMVGINTGMLSNEMAPFGGVKESGMGREGSKYGISDYLDIKYACIN
- the argS gene encoding arginine--tRNA ligase, translated to MLTTIEQDLSQLFGQAFEANDLSFDFGATVRCTRPELGDFQCNGAMAAAKQGAGNPFVTAEKVAASLADNDLIKNIEVVRPGFINIFVNEDYLSKKLSRFSEDTSFGAAEDLSKTKVMIDFGGPNVAKSMHVGHLRTAIIGDSLQRIFRFKGYDVVSDAHLGDWGTQMGMLIEGLKKRQPDLPYFDKDFTGPYPEESPVTIQDLETIYPEESGLCKTDDEAAEKARKATLELQNGREGYIALWKHFVAVSIATLKRDYGELGVSFDLWKGESDADPFIPVILKELEEKNISVKDQGALIVPIVDDEGEKIMPPLILRKSDGAVMYGTTDLATLYERVYEDNADIVLYVVDGRQQQHFKQVFAAADLMEMNKRTTYEHTYFGTVNGKDGKPFKTRTGGVMKLHDLIQMAKEEARKKLAASNFGTDFDDEEKEEIAHKVAISTLKFADLRNYRIKDYIFDLEKFSEFEGKTGPYLLMQVARIKSILRKAGEVNAVPGTLQATSDNERALTFKLLEFVTALDKTIDKRAPHFLCEHLYNLAQEFSSFYQKQHILKEADEAKRASLLKLSSICLNQLEVGLELLGIETLERM
- a CDS encoding DUF924 family protein; protein product: MKADDIIQFWFHELEPKDWWRKSNEFDRSIQSRFGQYHQASVLGELFEWRDTAKGLLAEVIILDQFSRNIFRDSAKAFSQDAQALTLAQFAVAQGLDKELSLVERQFLYMPYMHSESKPIHELAVDLFKSLGPEHGYDFELKHKAIIDRFGRYPHRNSILGRPSTAEEEAFLKQPGSSF
- a CDS encoding low molecular weight protein-tyrosine-phosphatase; this encodes MSQYSVLFVCLGNICRSPTAEGVFQHKVNEAGLTDKIRVDSAGTSAFHVGEPPDKRSQQEAQKVGYDLSYIRSRKAEAKDFVDFDLVIAMDLENYHNLSLLKTNGYDNKLKLFIRDYAPQLEIEEVPDPYYGGPEGFTKVLQMIEVASDNLLSEIKEQLNEG